A window from Enterocloster bolteae encodes these proteins:
- a CDS encoding PAS domain-containing hybrid sensor histidine kinase/response regulator, whose translation MLENEETVKQWEKQAGTDYEYRILVGLLSVGISKHLLDGHFTLIWANDFFYSLIGYSQEEFATRFHNCPDEYFYNNPEGYQALEKSVRDARANGEKGNSICVRLVTSDGCSLWVKLQAAFTDEYVDGYQVAYTTLTDVTEMMEAQLEQEHTQQTLEQMVHEQEMLMSILKVSVSKHMVDEHYTCVWANEYYYQLIGYPKEKYESLFHNHPDEYYQNNPEGWEQLTATVADVLENGKDQYDIITRMKHEDGSSFWVKLFSYFTDEYIDGYRSTYTVMMDVTELVQMKNEQEMLMRAMEVSVSLHLVDKHFTLVWANDFYYDLIGYSKTEYETLFHNHCDEYFAENKNSWNKIHEKVQEITEAGKRSYELFVPLRIPDGSTRWVKMTGFFTDEYQDGKQMAYTTMVDVTELMQIQQEKAVAYDNIPGFIVKHRILPDKIVMADASDRITDIFNVDTGKLDSFDIYSVLEPESRTMIEASHESFRQGKPFDGTICLRDRYTRERWFSIHSTCIDSIADDPVYLTVFIDVTDVTELRVMQKKLTEQKTALQDALEAAKHANRAKSDFLSRMSHDLRTPLNAIQGMARIIKSHVYDPERVLDSTDKIMLSNDLLISLINEVLDTSKVESGQMLLAEEEVNLAELVQGVVNMVQPQLGEKNLRFKTYANRITHETVVSDLQRLQQLLLNLLSNAVKYTPEGGSITLEINEKPSEQTDMAYYEFVVSDTGIGMKPEFLARVFEPFERADDAKIQAVQGTGLGMSICKKIAELMGGTIEVESTYGKGSRFTVSVYLRVQEVKIDDGVLAGLRVLVVDDDEIACRNTCERLEELQMTAKSVSDGQTAISEVEAAHAVYQDYFAVLLDYRMPGLDGVETARQIREKVGNSLPIIMLSAYDLSDQVDAAKEAGANGFITKPLFRSRLVYKLKQFIGAAGMEEPETWKPARCSYAGKRILLVEDNALNQEVAIEMLVESGIPPENVDVAENGQAAVDRIKASRPGTYDLIFMDMQMPVMDGCTAAIQIRALPRDDVKTVPVIAMTANAFDDDRKKTKDAGMNGHLAKPVEPDQLRQVLETWL comes from the coding sequence ATGCTGGAGAACGAAGAGACTGTAAAACAGTGGGAAAAACAGGCGGGAACTGATTATGAATACCGTATCCTGGTGGGCTTGCTGAGTGTCGGAATCAGCAAGCATCTGCTGGACGGTCATTTCACGCTGATTTGGGCCAATGACTTTTTTTATAGCCTGATCGGTTACTCGCAGGAGGAGTTCGCAACCCGGTTCCACAACTGCCCGGACGAATATTTCTATAACAATCCGGAGGGCTACCAAGCCCTTGAAAAGTCAGTCAGGGACGCGCGCGCCAATGGAGAAAAGGGGAATTCCATCTGCGTGCGGCTGGTCACTTCGGACGGCTGTTCCCTTTGGGTCAAGCTGCAGGCAGCGTTTACGGACGAGTATGTCGACGGGTACCAAGTGGCCTACACCACTTTGACCGACGTCACCGAAATGATGGAAGCGCAGCTGGAGCAGGAACACACACAGCAGACACTGGAGCAGATGGTCCACGAACAGGAAATGCTCATGAGCATCCTGAAGGTCAGCGTCAGTAAGCACATGGTGGATGAACACTATACTTGTGTCTGGGCCAACGAGTATTACTATCAACTGATCGGCTATCCGAAGGAAAAATATGAATCCCTGTTCCACAATCATCCCGACGAGTATTATCAAAACAATCCCGAAGGATGGGAACAGCTTACGGCCACGGTTGCGGATGTGTTGGAAAACGGCAAAGATCAATATGATATTATTACCCGTATGAAGCATGAGGACGGTTCCAGCTTCTGGGTCAAGCTGTTCAGCTACTTTACGGACGAATATATCGACGGTTACCGCAGCACCTACACGGTCATGATGGACGTGACCGAGCTGGTTCAGATGAAAAATGAACAGGAAATGCTGATGCGGGCCATGGAAGTCAGCGTCAGCCTGCATCTGGTGGACAAGCATTTCACATTGGTCTGGGCCAACGACTTCTATTATGATTTGATTGGATACTCCAAGACGGAATATGAGACGCTGTTCCACAACCACTGCGACGAGTATTTTGCGGAAAACAAGAACAGCTGGAACAAAATCCATGAAAAGGTTCAGGAAATAACCGAAGCGGGAAAAAGGAGCTATGAGCTTTTTGTCCCGCTGAGGATCCCCGACGGCTCCACCCGTTGGGTCAAGATGACAGGCTTTTTCACCGACGAATACCAGGACGGTAAGCAGATGGCCTATACCACCATGGTGGACGTCACGGAGCTGATGCAGATCCAGCAGGAAAAGGCCGTCGCCTACGACAACATCCCGGGATTTATCGTCAAGCACCGCATCCTTCCGGATAAAATTGTCATGGCCGACGCCAGCGACCGTATTACGGATATATTCAATGTGGATACAGGCAAGCTGGATTCTTTCGATATCTATTCTGTGCTGGAGCCGGAGAGCCGGACGATGATTGAGGCCAGCCATGAAAGCTTCCGACAGGGAAAACCCTTTGATGGGACGATATGCTTAAGGGATCGGTACACCCGGGAGCGGTGGTTCAGCATCCACAGCACCTGCATTGATTCCATTGCCGACGACCCGGTCTATCTGACCGTATTCATCGATGTCACCGACGTCACCGAGCTGCGGGTAATGCAGAAAAAGCTGACCGAACAGAAGACGGCCCTGCAGGACGCGCTGGAAGCGGCGAAACACGCGAACCGGGCCAAGTCGGACTTCTTGTCCAGGATGAGCCACGATCTGAGAACGCCGCTCAACGCCATTCAGGGGATGGCCAGGATTATCAAGTCTCATGTCTACGACCCTGAACGGGTCTTGGACAGTACCGACAAAATCATGCTTTCCAACGACCTCCTGATCAGCCTGATCAACGAGGTGCTGGATACCTCCAAGGTCGAAAGCGGCCAGATGCTGCTGGCAGAGGAGGAAGTCAACCTGGCGGAGCTGGTACAGGGCGTGGTCAACATGGTACAGCCGCAGCTGGGCGAGAAAAACCTGAGGTTCAAAACCTATGCCAATAGAATCACACACGAAACGGTCGTCAGCGATTTGCAGCGCCTGCAACAGCTGCTGCTCAATTTACTGTCCAACGCCGTGAAATACACGCCTGAGGGCGGGAGTATCACGCTGGAAATCAACGAAAAGCCCTCGGAACAGACCGATATGGCTTATTACGAGTTTGTAGTCTCGGATACCGGCATTGGCATGAAGCCGGAGTTTCTCGCCCGGGTATTCGAGCCCTTTGAACGGGCGGACGACGCCAAAATCCAGGCGGTGCAGGGAACAGGGCTGGGTATGTCCATCTGCAAGAAAATTGCTGAACTGATGGGCGGTACAATTGAGGTTGAGAGCACCTATGGAAAAGGCAGCCGGTTCACCGTGTCGGTCTATCTTCGAGTGCAGGAGGTCAAAATCGACGACGGCGTGCTGGCCGGTCTGCGTGTCCTGGTGGTGGACGACGACGAAATCGCCTGCCGCAACACCTGCGAACGGCTGGAGGAACTGCAGATGACGGCGAAAAGCGTCAGTGACGGCCAGACGGCTATCTCCGAGGTGGAAGCCGCGCACGCGGTGTATCAGGACTATTTCGCCGTACTTCTTGACTACCGGATGCCGGGGCTCGACGGTGTGGAAACTGCCCGGCAAATCCGGGAAAAGGTCGGAAACAGCCTCCCTATTATTATGCTTTCAGCCTACGACCTCTCAGACCAGGTGGACGCCGCCAAGGAGGCGGGGGCCAACGGCTTCATCACCAAGCCGCTGTTCCGGTCACGGCTCGTGTATAAGCTGAAGCAATTTATCGGGGCCGCTGGCATGGAAGAACCAGAAACCTGGAAGCCTGCCCGCTGTTCCTACGCAGGTAAGCGGATCCTGCTGGTGGAGGACAACGCGCTGAACCAGGAGGTCGCCATAGAAATGCTGGTAGAATCCGGCATACCGCCGGAAAACGTGGATGTGGCGGAAAACGGGCAAGCCGCGGTGGACAGGATAAAAGCCTCCCGGCCCGGCACCTACGATTTGATTTTCATGGATATGCAAATGCCGGTGATGGACGGCTGTACGGCGGCTATTCAAATCCGCGCGCTCCCCCGTGACGATGTGAAAACGGTTCCGGTTATTGCCATGACGGCCAACGCCTTTGACGACGACCGCAAGAAGACAAAAGATGCGGGCATGAATGGGCATCTGGCGAAGCCTGTCGAACCGGACCAGCTGCGGCAGGTGCTGGAAACGTGGCTGTGA
- a CDS encoding transposase has translation MCPRKIYIECPKLSHREIDKGSIRSNASANYPAFYRNKQKYETAEYLCMMRLRKIWSEGTFAVLKREHNLKTIKKRGIHKTGEECLLSAASLNLKRMIKVA, from the coding sequence ATGTGTCCACGCAAAATATACATTGAGTGTCCTAAGCTATCGCATCGTGAGATAGATAAGGGAAGTATACGGAGCAACGCCAGTGCTAATTATCCTGCTTTTTATCGAAACAAGCAGAAATATGAAACAGCTGAATATCTGTGTATGATGAGGCTTAGAAAAATTTGGTCAGAGGGTACTTTTGCGGTTTTAAAGCGAGAGCACAACCTGAAGACAATAAAAAAGAGAGGCATTCATAAAACAGGTGAAGAATGCCTGCTTTCTGCTGCGTCATTGAACCTAAAAAGGATGATAAAGGTGGCTTAA
- a CDS encoding GNAT family N-acetyltransferase yields the protein MEDVYKNCPIYEDKDYTLRLVRLEDKVDLLKVYSDEKAIPFFNGDNCGGDDFHYTTENRMEQAIEYWLWEYSRQGFVRWTIVSKAAHEAIGTIELFHREGGDYFTNCGLLRLDIRSDHEIQSEIIQILALIIEPTYTLFHCNKIATKAIALATERIKALHILGFEPTDEKLVGHDGTKYDSYFVVKKN from the coding sequence ATGGAGGATGTTTATAAAAATTGTCCTATCTATGAAGATAAGGATTACACTTTAAGATTGGTTCGGCTGGAGGATAAAGTAGATTTACTAAAAGTTTATTCTGATGAAAAGGCTATACCATTTTTTAATGGTGATAATTGTGGCGGTGACGATTTTCATTATACAACTGAAAATAGAATGGAACAGGCAATTGAATATTGGCTTTGGGAGTACAGCAGACAAGGATTTGTACGTTGGACAATCGTTTCAAAAGCAGCACATGAAGCAATCGGAACGATAGAGCTTTTCCACAGAGAAGGGGGTGATTATTTCACAAATTGTGGTTTGCTTAGACTGGATATTCGGAGCGACCACGAAATTCAAAGTGAGATTATACAAATCCTAGCGTTGATAATTGAACCCACATATACCTTGTTCCATTGTAATAAAATTGCGACAAAAGCGATTGCGTTAGCGACAGAACGTATCAAGGCGTTACATATTTTGGGGTTTGAACCTACGGATGAAAAATTGGTAGGGCATGACGGAACAAAGTATGATTCATATTTTGTAGTGAAAAAGAATTAG
- a CDS encoding Hpt domain-containing protein translates to MVTNWMTALKEAGADSDGALRRLSGNISLYQKILRMFPQDETYKQIEPALQANDWAALLAAAHTLKGVAGNLGLIPLSNARSDTVALLRAEQYVEAVASCAKIRDADTGFIEIIRLLEEA, encoded by the coding sequence ATGGTAACGAACTGGATGACAGCCCTCAAGGAAGCCGGTGCGGATTCGGATGGAGCGCTGCGGCGCTTGTCCGGGAACATCAGCCTGTATCAAAAGATCCTGCGGATGTTCCCGCAAGATGAAACCTATAAACAAATCGAGCCCGCACTGCAGGCAAACGACTGGGCGGCATTGCTGGCGGCGGCGCACACGCTCAAGGGTGTAGCCGGGAATCTGGGGTTGATTCCTCTGTCAAACGCCCGTTCGGATACTGTGGCCTTGCTGCGGGCGGAGCAATATGTGGAAGCTGTGGCCTCCTGTGCAAAGATACGGGACGCCGATACGGGATTTATCGAAATCATCCGGTTACTGGAGGAGGCATAA
- a CDS encoding EAL domain-containing protein — MQESFFEKTIIDQQHLIAYASDPDTYEILYMTQAAASLCGLNAREAYGKKCYELIQGRNAPCPFCTNDKLKLDVPYRWEHYNEKLQRWMDITDILVPFQGKNRRLEFARDITEQKETFDRVSNRLSVEEALVDCIQTLSGETDVTVAVNRFLALIGRFYAADRAYIFEYGENVIYNTFEWCAPGVSREIENLQEIPLEYIANWNDKFEHDGEFYITSLGRELVVDSNEYRILHDQGIESLSAAPLMKQGKIIGFLGVDNPTENVEDLSLLRSVCGFVLDEMERRRLIEELERSSYTDLLTGVSNRNCYIKKLNQLSCSTLHTLGVIYIDINGMKKLNDNFGHEYGDRVIQNVADILRARAESNAFRVGGDEFVVLCENTKQEDFQALAESLRRDFEESRDFEVSIGCTWKDRDISVDNEIMRADDLMYAQKQGYYHTILHGGGHTRTGIATEILREIADRRFVIYYQPQISLKTGRIMGAEALIRKRDDSGRLIPPDQFIPYYERERVISHLDLHVFQTVCSDLREWAKQGVKTRISSNFSRMTLMASDIVQQLAQICRDYDVPTQQLTIEVTESISKLEAGQLLTLMRLLLGEGFSISLDDFGSQYSNLSILTMLEFNEIKFDKSLVEELGSNIKSRVVMKNAMQICRELPKTCSLAEGIETIEQLELLRQYQCEYGQGYYFAKPMKVEAFLDLLKKEQALDAPVLTGNNPPDEE; from the coding sequence ATGCAGGAATCATTTTTTGAGAAGACGATCATCGACCAGCAGCATCTGATTGCTTACGCCAGTGATCCGGACACTTATGAAATCCTCTATATGACACAGGCCGCGGCCTCTCTGTGCGGCTTGAACGCACGGGAAGCCTACGGTAAAAAATGTTATGAGCTGATTCAGGGCCGGAACGCGCCCTGCCCATTCTGCACAAATGACAAGCTCAAGCTGGACGTCCCCTACCGTTGGGAGCATTATAACGAAAAGCTGCAGAGATGGATGGATATCACCGATATTCTGGTTCCCTTCCAGGGGAAAAACCGCCGGCTGGAATTCGCGCGGGATATTACCGAACAGAAAGAAACATTTGACCGGGTTTCCAATCGTCTGAGCGTGGAGGAAGCGCTGGTCGACTGCATCCAGACACTGTCCGGCGAGACGGATGTCACGGTGGCGGTCAATCGGTTTCTGGCGCTGATCGGCCGTTTTTATGCAGCCGACCGGGCGTATATCTTTGAATACGGAGAAAACGTCATCTATAACACGTTTGAGTGGTGCGCCCCCGGGGTCTCACGTGAAATCGAGAATTTGCAGGAAATCCCCTTGGAATACATTGCGAATTGGAACGACAAGTTTGAGCACGACGGGGAATTTTATATCACATCGCTGGGCCGGGAGTTGGTGGTAGATTCCAACGAATACCGTATTCTGCACGACCAGGGAATCGAAAGCCTTTCGGCCGCGCCGCTGATGAAACAGGGGAAAATCATCGGCTTTCTCGGCGTGGACAATCCCACGGAGAATGTGGAGGATTTATCCCTGCTGCGCAGCGTCTGCGGCTTCGTGTTGGACGAAATGGAACGGCGCCGGCTGATCGAAGAACTGGAACGGTCGAGCTATACCGACCTTCTTACCGGCGTGAGCAACCGGAATTGCTATATCAAGAAACTCAACCAGCTGTCCTGCAGTACGTTACATACCCTGGGTGTCATCTACATCGACATCAATGGGATGAAGAAGCTCAACGACAACTTCGGCCATGAGTACGGGGATCGGGTGATTCAAAACGTGGCGGACATTCTACGCGCGCGGGCCGAAAGCAACGCTTTCCGTGTGGGCGGCGATGAATTTGTGGTGCTTTGCGAGAACACAAAGCAGGAGGATTTCCAGGCTCTTGCGGAGAGCCTGCGCCGGGATTTCGAGGAAAGCCGGGATTTTGAGGTTTCAATCGGCTGTACCTGGAAGGACCGCGATATCTCGGTCGACAATGAGATCATGCGTGCCGACGATTTGATGTATGCCCAAAAGCAGGGGTATTACCATACCATTCTGCATGGCGGCGGGCACACCCGAACCGGCATTGCTACGGAGATCCTGCGGGAAATCGCCGACCGCCGTTTTGTGATTTACTATCAGCCGCAAATCAGCCTGAAAACCGGGCGGATCATGGGGGCGGAGGCGCTGATTCGGAAACGGGATGACTCCGGCCGGCTCATTCCGCCGGATCAGTTTATTCCTTATTATGAGCGTGAGCGTGTCATCAGCCATTTGGATCTGCATGTGTTCCAAACCGTTTGTTCAGACCTTCGGGAGTGGGCAAAGCAAGGGGTCAAGACCCGGATATCCTCCAACTTTTCCCGGATGACGCTGATGGCTTCCGATATTGTGCAGCAGCTGGCCCAGATCTGCCGGGACTATGACGTGCCGACACAGCAGCTTACCATCGAGGTCACCGAAAGCATCAGCAAGCTGGAAGCGGGGCAGCTGCTCACTCTGATGCGTCTGTTGCTGGGAGAGGGCTTTTCCATTTCACTGGACGATTTCGGTTCTCAATACTCCAACCTGTCCATCCTGACCATGTTGGAATTTAATGAGATCAAATTTGACAAATCCCTGGTGGAGGAATTGGGCAGCAACATCAAAAGCCGGGTAGTGATGAAGAACGCCATGCAAATTTGCAGGGAACTGCCAAAGACATGTTCTCTCGCGGAAGGCATCGAAACCATCGAGCAGCTGGAATTGCTGCGTCAATATCAGTGCGAATACGGACAGGGATACTACTTTGCAAAGCCGATGAAAGTGGAGGCGTTTTTGGACCTGCTGAAAAAGGAGCAGGCGCTGGACGCGCCTGTTTTGACCGGAAACAATCCCCCGGACGAAGAGTAA
- a CDS encoding HTH domain-containing protein: protein MAGVEERDIENIFAYPDKQVGETVKYKVAVTVMGLRFFLKECRPKG from the coding sequence ATGGCGGGCGTAGAGGAACGGGATATCGAGAACATATTTGCCTATCCGGACAAACAGGTCGGTGAAACCGTCAAATACAAGGTTGCCGTCACCGTTATGGGGCTGCGCTTCTTTTTAAAAGAATGCAGGCCTAAAGGATAG